One segment of Amycolatopsis alba DSM 44262 DNA contains the following:
- a CDS encoding zinc-dependent alcohol dehydrogenase family protein gives MRATVIYGAGDVRVETVPDPKLSEPTDALLRVVRSCICGSDLWPYGSMPARDRGVRIGHEFLGIVEAVGADVTTLKTGDLVVAPFVYSDNTCRFCLEGLHTSCLHGGNWGAKGVDGGQGEAVRVPQADGTLVKLPHTEDDDLLASLLTLSDVFSTGHHAAVRAGVNERTTVTVIGDGAVGLSAVLAAKRLGAERVILMGRHQARTDLGREFGATDVVAERGDEGIEKVRELTSGEGTHTVLECVGTKPAFEMGVGAVRPGGTVSRVGVPQYDEGPIGPSLFRRNITVTGGVAPARHYIPELLDDVVEGRYQPGKVFDRTIGLEEVPGGYRAMADREALKVLVKP, from the coding sequence TTGCGAGCGACTGTCATCTACGGCGCCGGCGACGTGCGTGTCGAGACCGTCCCGGACCCGAAGCTCAGCGAACCCACCGACGCTCTCCTCCGCGTGGTCCGCTCGTGCATCTGCGGCAGCGACCTCTGGCCGTACGGCAGCATGCCCGCGCGCGACCGCGGCGTCCGGATCGGTCACGAATTCCTCGGCATCGTCGAGGCCGTCGGCGCCGACGTCACCACGCTCAAGACCGGGGATCTCGTCGTCGCGCCGTTCGTCTACTCCGACAACACCTGCCGGTTCTGCCTCGAAGGCCTCCACACCTCATGCCTGCACGGCGGGAACTGGGGCGCGAAGGGTGTCGACGGCGGTCAGGGCGAGGCCGTCCGTGTCCCCCAGGCCGACGGCACGCTGGTGAAATTGCCGCACACCGAGGACGACGACCTGCTCGCCTCGCTCCTCACGCTCTCCGACGTGTTCTCGACCGGTCACCACGCCGCGGTCAGGGCGGGCGTGAACGAGCGCACCACGGTCACCGTCATCGGCGACGGCGCCGTCGGCCTCTCCGCGGTCCTCGCGGCGAAGCGCCTCGGCGCCGAACGCGTCATCCTGATGGGCAGGCACCAGGCCCGCACGGACCTCGGACGCGAGTTCGGCGCGACAGACGTCGTCGCCGAGCGTGGTGACGAAGGCATCGAGAAGGTGCGAGAGCTGACGAGCGGCGAAGGCACGCACACCGTCCTCGAATGCGTCGGTACGAAGCCCGCTTTCGAGATGGGCGTCGGCGCGGTCCGTCCCGGCGGCACGGTGAGCCGCGTCGGCGTGCCGCAGTACGACGAAGGCCCGATCGGCCCATCACTCTTCCGACGCAACATCACCGTCACCGGCGGGGTCGCTCCCGCCCGCCACTACATCCCCGAACTGCTCGACGACGTCGTCGAGGGCAGGTACCAGCCGGGCAAGGTGTTCGACCGGACCATCGGCCTGGAAGAGGTGCCCGGCGGTTACCGCGCGATGGCGGACCGCGAAGCGCTCAAGGTGCTCGTCAAGCCCTGA
- a CDS encoding flavodoxin family protein → MDYDFSGLKALFVNCTLKRSPEKSNTDGLIGISRDIMVKHGVEVSVLRAADHDIATGVWPDMTEHGAASDAWPELYRQVMDAQILVLCGPIWLGDNSSVMKRVIERLYACSSLLNAAGQYAYYGRVGGCLITGNEDGIKHCAMNVLYSLQHLGYTIPPQADAGWIGEAGPGPSYLDAGSGGPENDFTNRNTTFMTWNLLHLASMLHRAGGVPAHGNQRSEWDAGCRFDFENPEYR, encoded by the coding sequence ATGGACTACGACTTCAGCGGTCTCAAGGCCCTGTTCGTGAACTGCACCCTCAAGAGATCCCCGGAGAAGAGCAATACCGACGGCCTCATCGGGATCAGCCGCGACATCATGGTCAAGCACGGCGTCGAGGTCTCCGTGCTCCGCGCTGCGGATCACGACATCGCGACCGGCGTCTGGCCCGACATGACCGAGCACGGCGCCGCCTCCGACGCGTGGCCGGAGCTGTACCGGCAGGTGATGGACGCGCAGATCCTCGTGCTCTGCGGGCCCATTTGGCTGGGCGACAACAGTTCGGTGATGAAACGCGTCATCGAACGGCTTTACGCCTGCTCGTCGCTGCTGAACGCCGCCGGCCAGTACGCCTATTACGGTCGTGTCGGCGGTTGCCTGATCACCGGGAACGAGGACGGGATCAAGCACTGCGCGATGAACGTGCTCTACAGCCTTCAGCATCTGGGCTACACCATCCCGCCCCAGGCGGACGCCGGGTGGATCGGGGAGGCGGGGCCAGGTCCGTCCTATCTGGACGCCGGTTCCGGCGGACCGGAGAACGATTTCACCAACCGGAACACCACGTTCATGACCTGGAACCTGCTGCATCTGGCCTCGATGCTGCATCGTGCGGGTGGCGTTCCCGCGCACGGGAACCAGCGCTCGGAGTGGGACGCGGGCTGCCGCTTCGACTTCGAAAACCCCGAATACCGCTGA
- a CDS encoding maleylpyruvate isomerase N-terminal domain-containing protein, translating to MTAAERAHVLIRRVRALHEEWARVVRALDEDAVRAPSALPGWTRAHLLSHVARNADGLGNLLTWAKTGVETPMYATATARDEGIEAGADRSAAAIIADVVDSGERFTDLAASLPDEAWTGEARDRLGNKLTGEGVLGKRLSEASIHLVDLDFGYDFARVAALLGSEFEVVVSSAIASYGDGLPAVLLVAAADGTRHEWRMGTGDAVKVVGSPGDVLAWITGRGDGSTLDGEAPPLPHWL from the coding sequence GTGACAGCCGCCGAACGCGCCCACGTCCTGATCCGACGAGTCCGTGCCTTGCACGAGGAATGGGCGCGGGTGGTGCGCGCGCTCGACGAGGACGCCGTGCGTGCCCCCAGCGCCTTGCCCGGCTGGACGAGAGCGCATCTGCTTTCGCACGTCGCGCGCAACGCCGACGGCCTCGGCAACCTGTTGACCTGGGCCAAGACCGGCGTCGAGACGCCGATGTACGCCACGGCCACGGCTCGCGACGAGGGTATCGAGGCCGGAGCCGACCGCTCCGCCGCGGCGATCATCGCCGACGTCGTGGATTCCGGCGAGCGGTTCACGGACCTGGCCGCGTCCCTGCCGGACGAGGCGTGGACCGGTGAGGCTCGTGATCGGCTGGGCAATAAGCTGACCGGTGAAGGTGTGCTGGGCAAGCGGCTGTCCGAAGCTTCGATTCATCTCGTGGACCTGGACTTCGGCTACGACTTCGCCCGTGTCGCCGCTCTCCTCGGAAGCGAATTCGAAGTGGTCGTGAGCAGCGCGATCGCGTCGTACGGTGACGGGCTTCCCGCTGTTCTCCTGGTCGCCGCCGCCGACGGGACCCGGCACGAGTGGCGGATGGGCACCGGTGACGCGGTCAAGGTGGTCGGCTCACCCGGCGATGTCCTTGCCTGGATCACCGGCCGCGGTGACGGATCCACTTTGGACGGCGAGGCGCCGCCGCTGCCGCACTGGCTCTAA
- a CDS encoding PrsW family intramembrane metalloprotease translates to MSGKAAQLTAIEESGWGTPFRFLQRHNLAFWVYLLGLGGGALTIVRYFGSTGYYTPALAGGILLFGLYLVPWLMLLRQQNRYTSQPAGLLAAGFAWGGVAAPFWIALPANTALLEIWSKLGGTAFAGNWAAGLTAPITEEWGKALGLVLLIGLAPQLIRSAYDGFIIGAFIGLGFQVFEDVLYVYNGAAQSFGADQFTTSLQVFAARGASGIVSHALFSAIFCAGLMWILGRERRVALGVSSMLAAMVFHFAWDDMGGIGGGGPLAVALPFVIAVIELVTLFAVLRRAARVERGWIRDLLGPEVDAGVIDTALFDAVSGLRKDRQAYRKHVRGRGRARHRVEAAGDLAREIARAGGRETHRVAHARDEVARLG, encoded by the coding sequence ATGAGCGGCAAGGCGGCGCAGCTGACCGCGATCGAAGAGTCCGGCTGGGGAACCCCCTTCCGTTTCCTCCAGCGGCACAACCTGGCCTTCTGGGTCTACCTGCTCGGCCTGGGCGGGGGTGCGCTGACGATCGTGCGGTACTTCGGCTCCACGGGCTACTACACCCCGGCGCTGGCCGGAGGCATCCTGCTGTTCGGGCTCTACCTCGTGCCGTGGCTGATGCTGCTACGACAGCAGAACCGCTACACGTCCCAACCGGCAGGGCTGCTCGCGGCGGGATTCGCCTGGGGCGGTGTCGCGGCCCCGTTCTGGATCGCGCTCCCCGCCAACACCGCGCTGCTGGAGATCTGGTCGAAACTGGGCGGCACCGCTTTCGCCGGGAACTGGGCCGCCGGGCTCACCGCCCCGATCACCGAGGAATGGGGCAAGGCGCTCGGCCTCGTCCTGCTGATCGGGCTCGCGCCGCAGCTGATCCGCAGTGCCTACGACGGGTTCATCATCGGTGCGTTCATCGGCCTCGGCTTCCAGGTCTTCGAGGACGTGCTCTATGTGTACAACGGCGCGGCCCAGAGTTTCGGCGCCGACCAGTTCACCACCTCGCTGCAGGTGTTCGCCGCGCGCGGCGCCTCCGGGATCGTGTCGCACGCGCTGTTCAGCGCCATCTTCTGCGCCGGGCTGATGTGGATACTGGGCCGCGAACGCCGCGTCGCACTGGGCGTGTCGAGCATGCTGGCGGCCATGGTGTTCCACTTCGCGTGGGACGACATGGGTGGCATCGGCGGCGGCGGGCCGCTGGCCGTGGCGCTGCCGTTCGTGATCGCGGTGATCGAGCTCGTCACGTTGTTCGCCGTGCTGCGCCGGGCCGCCCGCGTGGAACGCGGCTGGATACGTGACCTGCTCGGGCCGGAGGTCGACGCCGGGGTGATCGACACCGCCCTGTTCGACGCCGTCAGTGGCCTGCGCAAGGACCGCCAGGCCTACCGCAAGCACGTACGCGGCCGCGGCCGGGCACGCCACCGCGTCGAAGCGGCGGGTGACCTCGCCCGGGAAATCGCCCGGGCAGGCGGCCGGGAAACGCACCGGGTCGCCCACGCCCGGGACGAGGTCGCGCGACTCGGCTAG
- a CDS encoding FAD-binding oxidoreductase yields MKLGRRNFLKLAGATAVGAAATACSSTPPAQAPTSAPGVSLPPSTSVTAPSGPPDWAALRTKISLLLPGDSGYESAKRVFNPAFDGLKPAAIAKCARPEDVQAAVEAAARRVPIAARSGGHSYAGYSVPDGGLMIDLGEMSSVDVRGEQVVIGAGAKLKDVYAKLGGAGRCLPAGSCPSVGIAGLTLGGGIGVLARKYGLTCDHLVSAQVVTADGKLRTASAESEPDLFWALRGGGGGNFGVVTSFTFRTDPSPSVVSVFSLHFPAGSANEVLAEWQRWLPEAPPELWANVVLSGGSAVGARISGCYVGDSASLAKVLDKLTGKVGGTRTVKQLDYLGAMKYFSGSESRQSFVASSRILGEPADPAKLTSILNGRRGMDLLVDGLGGAVADVAPDATAFWHRKAIGSVQIYSQADTRNRSAATDSVAEVVTGIGLSGGYVNYIDPALPDWMTAYYGDNATRLKQVAKTYDPDKVFGFAQAVTPA; encoded by the coding sequence ATGAAGCTGGGGCGAAGGAACTTTCTCAAGCTCGCCGGCGCGACCGCGGTCGGGGCGGCCGCGACGGCGTGTTCCAGCACGCCTCCCGCGCAAGCGCCCACCTCGGCTCCGGGTGTGTCGTTGCCGCCGAGTACCAGTGTCACGGCGCCGTCCGGGCCGCCGGACTGGGCGGCGTTGCGGACCAAGATCTCACTGCTCCTGCCGGGGGATTCCGGCTACGAAAGCGCCAAACGCGTCTTCAACCCGGCCTTCGACGGGCTCAAACCCGCCGCGATCGCGAAATGTGCCAGGCCGGAAGACGTGCAGGCCGCTGTCGAAGCGGCGGCGAGGCGAGTTCCGATCGCCGCACGTAGCGGCGGCCACAGTTACGCCGGCTACTCGGTTCCCGACGGTGGCTTGATGATCGATCTCGGTGAAATGTCCTCAGTGGACGTTCGGGGCGAACAGGTCGTGATCGGCGCGGGCGCGAAGCTGAAGGACGTCTACGCCAAGCTCGGCGGTGCGGGCCGTTGCCTGCCCGCGGGCTCCTGCCCCAGTGTCGGGATCGCCGGGCTGACGCTCGGCGGCGGAATCGGTGTCCTCGCGCGCAAATACGGCCTCACCTGTGATCACCTGGTGTCCGCGCAAGTGGTCACGGCGGACGGGAAACTCCGGACAGCGTCGGCGGAATCCGAACCCGATCTGTTCTGGGCGTTGCGTGGTGGGGGAGGTGGCAACTTCGGTGTTGTCACGTCGTTCACCTTCCGCACCGACCCGTCACCTTCGGTCGTTTCGGTGTTCTCCCTGCACTTCCCGGCCGGGAGTGCGAACGAGGTCCTCGCCGAATGGCAGCGCTGGCTGCCCGAAGCCCCGCCGGAACTGTGGGCAAACGTCGTGCTGTCCGGCGGATCTGCTGTCGGTGCGAGGATTTCCGGTTGCTATGTCGGCGATTCCGCTTCGCTCGCCAAGGTGCTGGACAAGCTGACCGGCAAGGTCGGCGGAACGCGGACGGTGAAGCAGCTCGACTATCTCGGTGCCATGAAGTACTTCTCCGGCAGCGAGAGCCGACAGTCCTTTGTGGCCTCATCGCGGATTCTCGGCGAACCGGCGGATCCCGCGAAGCTGACGTCGATCCTCAATGGCAGGCGTGGGATGGATCTTCTGGTCGACGGTCTCGGCGGCGCCGTCGCCGACGTCGCCCCGGACGCCACCGCGTTCTGGCATCGGAAGGCGATCGGCAGTGTGCAGATCTACAGCCAGGCCGACACTCGCAACCGTTCCGCGGCAACGGATTCCGTCGCGGAAGTGGTGACGGGGATCGGGCTGAGCGGGGGCTACGTCAACTACATCGACCCCGCCCTGCCCGACTGGATGACGGCCTACTACGGCGACAACGCCACCCGGCTCAAGCAGGTGGCGAAGACCTACGACCCGGACAAGGTGTTCGGGTTCGCGCAGGCCGTCACCCCGGCTTAA
- a CDS encoding aldehyde dehydrogenase family protein yields MDMITPEPRPAWIAGRPEQGASTLTVHHPYDGSEVATVAVPGPEQVERAVSAAASVAKEFRRSSAHSRAAALDHVSRVIAGRAEEIAEVITAENGKPLKWADAEVRRAVSVFRIAAEEARRFSGDLQRLDTDPAGEGRLAITRRIPRGPVLGIAPFNFPLNLVAHKVAPSLAVGAPIIVKPAPRTPLAALILGEILAETDLPEGAFSVLPLGNEETSALVADPRLPVVSFTGSGPVGWSLADAAPRKHVVLELGGNAAAVVLRDWPDPEGAAHRIATFGNYQAGQSCIAVQRVIVEREVAEEFVPALVEAVQSQQTGDPYDKNTDVGPVVDEAAAERIVAWIDEAVAAGAKILTGGKRDGATVEPTVLTDVSPSTKAWAEEVFGPVLAVSIVDGVDEAFASVNESAYGLQAGVFTRDVHLAFYASTELEVGGVIIGDVPSYRADQMPYGGIKGSGVGREGVLAAMNDLTEERVTVFTGIDL; encoded by the coding sequence ATGGACATGATCACCCCGGAGCCGCGTCCCGCCTGGATCGCCGGCCGCCCTGAGCAGGGCGCTTCGACGCTCACCGTGCACCACCCCTACGACGGGAGCGAAGTCGCCACCGTCGCGGTGCCCGGTCCCGAGCAGGTCGAACGAGCGGTGAGCGCGGCGGCGAGCGTCGCGAAGGAGTTCCGGCGCTCCTCGGCGCACAGCCGCGCCGCGGCGCTCGACCATGTTTCGCGGGTCATCGCGGGCCGGGCCGAGGAGATCGCCGAGGTCATCACCGCCGAGAACGGCAAGCCGCTCAAGTGGGCCGACGCCGAAGTGCGGCGCGCGGTGTCGGTGTTCCGGATCGCCGCCGAGGAAGCCCGCCGGTTCAGCGGCGATCTGCAGCGCCTGGACACCGACCCGGCGGGCGAGGGCAGGCTGGCGATCACCCGCCGTATCCCGCGCGGCCCGGTGCTGGGTATCGCGCCGTTCAACTTCCCGCTGAACCTGGTGGCGCACAAGGTCGCGCCGTCGCTCGCGGTCGGCGCGCCGATCATCGTCAAACCCGCGCCGCGCACGCCGCTGGCCGCTTTGATCCTCGGCGAGATCCTGGCCGAGACGGACCTGCCGGAAGGCGCGTTCTCGGTGCTGCCGCTCGGCAACGAGGAGACCTCGGCGCTGGTCGCGGATCCTCGGCTGCCGGTCGTGTCGTTCACCGGATCGGGTCCGGTCGGCTGGTCGCTGGCGGACGCCGCCCCGCGCAAGCACGTGGTGCTCGAACTCGGCGGCAACGCGGCCGCCGTCGTGCTCCGGGACTGGCCGGATCCCGAGGGCGCGGCGCACCGCATCGCGACCTTCGGCAACTACCAGGCCGGACAGTCCTGCATCGCCGTGCAGCGGGTCATCGTCGAACGCGAGGTCGCCGAGGAATTCGTACCCGCCTTGGTGGAAGCCGTGCAGTCACAGCAAACCGGGGACCCGTACGACAAGAACACCGACGTGGGACCGGTCGTCGACGAAGCCGCCGCGGAGCGGATCGTCGCCTGGATCGACGAGGCCGTCGCCGCGGGCGCGAAGATCCTCACCGGCGGCAAACGGGACGGCGCGACGGTGGAGCCGACCGTGCTCACCGACGTCTCACCGTCCACAAAGGCCTGGGCGGAGGAGGTCTTCGGCCCGGTGCTCGCGGTGTCCATTGTGGATGGTGTCGACGAGGCTTTCGCTTCGGTCAACGAATCCGCGTACGGCTTGCAGGCCGGGGTGTTCACGCGCGACGTGCATCTCGCCTTCTACGCGTCGACCGAACTCGAAGTCGGCGGCGTGATCATCGGCGACGTCCCGTCCTACCGCGCGGACCAGATGCCTTACGGCGGCATCAAAGGATCGGGCGTCGGGCGCGAAGGTGTACTCGCCGCGATGAACGACCTCACCGAGGAACGCGTCACCGTCTTCACCGGCATCGATCTTTAA
- a CDS encoding GMC family oxidoreductase N-terminal domain-containing protein, translated as MTASNTTTEDDFDYDVIVVGSGFGGSVAALRLTEKGYRVAVIEAGRRFADDEFARTSWDLRRYVWAPQVGCFGIQRIHMLKDVMVLAGAGVGGGSLVYANTLYRPLKPFYVDPQWSHITDWESELGPHYDQASRMLGVVTNPSVTPSDVVMKGVAADMGVADSYHPTPVGVYFGKPGERAEDPYFGGAGPARTGCTECGACMTGCRVGAKNTLVKNYLYLAEKDGAQVIPLTTVSAISPLKSGGYEVSVKKTGTTSRKFRHKLTAAQVVLAAGTWGTQNLLHSMRDTAKLPKLSPRLGELTRTNSEAIIGAARTSVDEGRNFSRGVAITSSIHPDDNTHIEPVRYGKGSNAMSLLQTIATEGDSAVPRWRQAVNFMLKHPVQTVKLLNGYRWSERTVILLVMQSLDNSITTYTKPGLFGRRKYTSKQGHGEPNPSFIPAGHEANLRTAERIGGMAGGTWGEIFDIPLTAHFIGGAPIGTAADNGVIDPYHRVFNYPSLSIVDGSAITANLGVNPSLTITAQAERAFSLWPNKGEKDNRPSQDSPYARVEPIAPKNPSVPADAPAALRR; from the coding sequence GTGACTGCCAGTAACACCACCACTGAAGACGACTTCGACTACGACGTGATCGTCGTCGGTTCCGGGTTCGGCGGCAGTGTCGCTGCCCTCCGCCTGACCGAGAAGGGCTACCGCGTCGCCGTCATCGAAGCGGGCCGCCGCTTCGCCGACGACGAGTTCGCGAGGACGTCCTGGGACCTTCGCCGCTACGTCTGGGCGCCGCAAGTCGGCTGCTTCGGCATCCAGCGCATCCACATGCTCAAGGACGTCATGGTGCTCGCCGGCGCGGGCGTCGGCGGCGGCTCGCTGGTCTACGCGAACACGCTGTACCGCCCGCTGAAGCCGTTCTACGTCGACCCGCAGTGGTCCCACATCACCGACTGGGAGTCCGAGCTCGGCCCGCATTACGACCAGGCCAGCCGCATGCTGGGCGTCGTCACCAACCCCAGCGTCACACCGTCGGACGTCGTGATGAAGGGCGTCGCGGCGGACATGGGCGTCGCCGATTCGTATCACCCGACGCCGGTCGGCGTGTACTTCGGCAAGCCGGGGGAGCGCGCCGAGGACCCGTACTTCGGCGGAGCGGGCCCCGCGCGCACCGGCTGCACCGAATGCGGCGCCTGTATGACCGGCTGCCGCGTCGGAGCCAAGAACACCCTGGTCAAGAACTACCTCTACCTCGCGGAGAAGGACGGAGCGCAGGTCATCCCGCTCACCACCGTGAGCGCGATCAGCCCGCTGAAGTCGGGTGGGTACGAAGTGAGCGTCAAGAAGACTGGGACCACTTCGCGCAAGTTCCGGCACAAGCTCACCGCCGCGCAGGTGGTGCTGGCCGCTGGCACGTGGGGGACGCAGAACCTGCTCCACAGCATGCGCGACACCGCCAAGCTGCCGAAGCTTTCGCCGCGCCTCGGCGAACTGACCCGCACCAACTCCGAGGCCATCATCGGCGCCGCCCGCACCTCGGTCGACGAGGGGCGGAACTTCAGCCGCGGCGTCGCGATCACGTCGTCGATCCACCCCGACGACAACACGCACATCGAGCCCGTCCGCTACGGCAAGGGCAGCAACGCGATGAGCCTGCTCCAGACCATCGCCACCGAGGGCGATTCGGCGGTCCCGCGCTGGCGCCAGGCCGTGAACTTCATGCTCAAACACCCGGTCCAGACGGTGAAGCTGCTCAACGGCTACCGCTGGAGCGAGCGCACGGTGATCCTGCTGGTGATGCAGAGCCTCGACAACTCCATCACCACCTACACCAAGCCCGGCCTCTTCGGCCGCCGCAAGTACACCTCCAAACAAGGCCACGGCGAGCCGAATCCCAGCTTCATTCCCGCCGGACACGAAGCCAACCTCCGCACCGCCGAACGCATCGGAGGAATGGCGGGCGGCACCTGGGGCGAGATCTTCGACATCCCGCTGACGGCGCACTTCATCGGCGGCGCCCCGATCGGCACGGCGGCCGACAACGGCGTGATCGACCCGTATCACCGGGTGTTCAACTACCCCAGTTTGTCCATTGTGGATGGTTCGGCGATCACGGCCAACCTCGGCGTGAACCCCTCGCTGACCATCACCGCGCAGGCCGAGCGGGCGTTCTCGCTGTGGCCCAACAAGGGCGAAAAGGACAATCGGCCCTCGCAGGACTCGCCATACGCGCGGGTCGAGCCGATCGCGCCGAAGAACCCGTCCGTTCCGGCCGACGCACCGGCGGCACTTCGGCGCTAG
- a CDS encoding DinB family protein, whose amino-acid sequence MLGLVIDDFAKEYLHSDLREIRETMLAKLDGLSEYDIRRPLTSTGTNLLGLVKHLATWEARYFGEVFDRPFPETVPERGTDLWATEHESREEITGFYRRVWEHSDATIAALDVDSPGHVPWWPRPDVKLFNVLVHILTETNRHAGHADILREQLDGTVDAPGEDAAFWEARRTEIERAAQAAGA is encoded by the coding sequence ATGCTCGGACTCGTGATCGATGACTTCGCGAAGGAATACCTGCACAGTGACCTGCGAGAAATCCGCGAAACGATGCTGGCGAAGCTCGACGGGCTGTCCGAGTACGACATCCGTCGTCCGCTGACCTCGACCGGTACCAACCTGCTCGGCCTGGTCAAGCACCTGGCGACGTGGGAGGCCCGGTACTTCGGCGAGGTCTTCGACCGGCCGTTCCCCGAGACTGTCCCCGAGCGCGGGACCGACCTGTGGGCGACCGAGCACGAAAGCCGCGAGGAGATCACCGGCTTCTACCGGCGCGTCTGGGAGCACTCCGACGCGACCATCGCCGCTCTCGACGTCGACTCACCGGGGCACGTGCCCTGGTGGCCGCGTCCCGACGTGAAGCTGTTCAACGTCCTGGTCCACATCCTCACCGAGACCAACCGGCACGCCGGGCACGCCGACATCCTGCGAGAGCAGCTCGACGGCACCGTCGACGCCCCTGGCGAGGACGCGGCCTTCTGGGAAGCCCGGCGGACGGAGATCGAACGAGCGGCTCAGGCGGCCGGGGCCTGA
- a CDS encoding DinB family protein produces the protein MGIDWSKELSEQLDWHWTHHLRPRLDTLADDEYFWEPAEDCWTIRPDENGKLMIDWAYPEPSPPPVTTIAWRLAHIIIGVFGMRNASHFGGPPLDYQTFPYAASAKEALEQLDDAYARWRDGVRGLTAEGLERPCGDAEGPYAEYPFVALVLHINREAIHHGAEVLLLRDLHAHRD, from the coding sequence ATGGGCATCGACTGGAGCAAGGAACTCTCCGAACAGCTCGACTGGCACTGGACGCACCACCTCCGGCCCCGGCTGGACACCCTCGCGGACGACGAATACTTCTGGGAGCCCGCCGAGGACTGCTGGACGATCCGACCGGACGAGAACGGCAAGCTCATGATCGATTGGGCGTACCCGGAGCCGTCACCGCCGCCGGTGACGACGATCGCCTGGCGCCTCGCGCACATCATCATCGGCGTCTTCGGGATGCGGAACGCGTCGCACTTCGGCGGCCCGCCTCTCGACTATCAGACCTTCCCGTACGCGGCCTCCGCCAAGGAAGCGCTGGAGCAGCTCGACGACGCGTACGCGCGCTGGCGCGACGGCGTTCGCGGCCTGACCGCCGAGGGCCTCGAGCGCCCCTGCGGCGACGCTGAAGGCCCGTACGCCGAGTACCCCTTCGTGGCCCTCGTCCTGCACATCAACCGCGAGGCCATCCACCACGGCGCCGAGGTCCTCCTCCTGCGCGATCTCCACGCGCATCGAGATTAG